One Glycine max cultivar Williams 82 chromosome 4, Glycine_max_v4.0, whole genome shotgun sequence DNA segment encodes these proteins:
- the LOC100794074 gene encoding berberine bridge enzyme-like 22 encodes MEFGYCAVFLILLLPISCADSTSVEKQFRECLLTQLDGNSEYIEKITFTSSSSLYPQVWDSLAQNPRWVSSTRKPLIILTPFHESEIQEAILCSKQLELQLRVRSGGHDYEGLSYLGKVPFVMVDLINIRSIDINLDDETAWVQAGASIGELYYKISKASKVHGFPAGTCPSVGIGGHISGGGQGLMLRKHGLSADHVLDAYLIDVNGKIRDRKSMGEDVFWAIRGGDAASFGVILAWKIRLVRVPPIVIGFNVGRTLEEGVTNLIHRWQYIAHDSHEDLVIRVIARISGHDKSKKFQATFNSIFLGGIDRLIPLMNESFPELGLQAKDCIEMSWIQSVMFIAGYDIEDPLELLLNRTTMFKRSFKAKSDFVKEPIPKSGLEGAWKLLLEEEIAFLILEPYGGRMNEISESEIPFPHRKGYLYNIQYLVNWEVNSDEASKRHLQWAKMVYKYMTPYVSKSPRAAYFNYKDLDLGKNKHDNTSYSKASVWGEKYFKGNFRRLAQIKTEFDPQDFFKNEQSIPLLNSQHS; translated from the coding sequence ATGGAGTTTGGTTATTGTGCAGTGTTTCTGATACTGCTTCTTCCAATCTCATGTGCAGATTCTACCTCAGTTGAGAAGCAATTCAGGGAATGCTTGTTAACCCAACTTGATGGAAATTCTGAATACATTGAAAAAATAACCTTCACCTCATCCTCCTCGCTATATCCCCAAGTCTGGGATTCATTGGCACAAAATCCTAGATGGGTTAGTTCCACAAGGAAGCCTCTTATCATTCTAACACCTTTCCATGAATCAGAAATTCAAGAAGCCATTCTATGCAGCAAACAACTTGAACTGCAGCTCAGAGTTAGAAGCGGTGGCCATGATTATGAAGGGCTATCTTACCTTGGTAAGGTCCCATTTGTGATGGTTGACCTCATCAACATCCGTTCCATCGACATTAACCTTGATGATGAAACAGCTTGGGTTCAGGCTGGGGCATCAATAGGTGAACTTTactacaaaatttcaaaagcaAGTAAAGTGCACGGATTTCCGGCAGGAACCTGTCCAAGTGTAGGGATAGGGGGACATATCAGTGGAGGGGGACAGGGTCTGATGTTGAGGAAGCATGGCCTATCAGCAGACCATGTTCTTGATGCTTACCTCATAGATGTAAATGGGAAGATTCGTGATAGAAAATCAATGGGAGAAGATGTTTTCTGGGCCATCAGAGGAGGTGATGCTGCTAGTTTTGGAGTCATCCTTGCATGGAAGATCAGGTTGGTCAGAGTTCCACCTATTGTTATCGGGTTCAACGTTGGGAGAACACTGGAGGAAGGAGTCACCAATCTCATTCACAGGTGGCAATATATAGCACATGACTCGCATGAGGATCTTGTCATTAGAGTAATTGCTCGAATTAGTGGTCATGACAAATCAAAAAAATTCCAAGCAACCTTCAACTCTATTTTCCTTGGAGGAATAGACAGGTTGATCCCACTGATGAATGAGAGTTTCCCAGAATTGGGATTGCAGGCCAAAGACTGCATTGAAATGAGCTGGATTCAATCAGTGATGTTCATAGCTGGATATGACATAGAGGACCCTCTAGAACTCTTGCTCAACAGAACTACCATGTTTAAAAGATCTTTCAAGGCCAAGTCTGACTTTGTAAAGGAGCCAATACCAAAATCTGGTCTAGAAGGAGCTTGGAAACTGCTTCTAGAAGAAGAAATAGCATTCCTGATATTGGAACCTTATGGTGGTAGAATGAATGAAATTTCAGAATCTGAAATCCCTTTTCCCCACAGAAAGGGCTACTTGTACAACATACAATACCTGGTCAACTGGGAAGTCAATAGTGACGAAGCATCCAAGAGGCATCTACAATGGGCTAAAATGGTTTATAAATACATGACTCCTTATGTCTCAAAATCTCCAAGAGCTGCCTATTTCAACTATAAGGATCTTGATTTAGGCAAAAACAAGCATGACAACACAAGCTACTCAAAAGCTAGTGTTTGGGGTGAGAAGTACTTTAAGGGAAACTTTAGGAGATTGGCACAAATTAAGACAGAGTTTGACCCCCAAGATTTTTTCAAGAATGAACAGAGTATTCCTCTCCTGAATTCCCAACATTCTTAG